From Spiroplasma endosymbiont of Amphimallon solstitiale:
TTGGTGAAAAATATGAAGAAAAAGTTCGAGTAATTAAGTTTGGTGATTTTTCAATTGAACTTTGTGGGGGTACTCATTGTTATAATTCACAAGAAGTAGAACAATTATTAATAACTAATGTTGAATCAAAAGGATCTGGTTCTTATCGAATTCATGCTTTAACATCATTAAAAACTATTAATGAATACTTAACACAACAAATAATGATGATTAAAGAACAAAGCAATAATTTATTTATTCAATATCAAAAAAATAAAGATAATTGTATGCAAGAAGAAGAAATTGAAAAAATATATGATGCTATTAATAATTTAAAAGTGGTAGCTGCTGATTGAAGAAAGGGAAAAATGTTATTACTAGAATTACATGGTTTATTTAAAAAATGACAAATTAATTTTGAAGAATTAAATCGTCAGAAGATAGTGAAAAAATATTTAACTTTAGTGCCAAAAAATGAAAATAATTATAAACTATTAATTGCAAATTTTGAAAATTTAGATATTAAAACATTAAGAGAAATAATTGAACATTATCGTAATCAATATCAAAATATTATTATTATTTTTATTAATAAAATTAATAATCAAGAATATTTAGTATTAGTTGCTTCAAGTAAAGAATTACATAATAATAAACAATATCAAAGTAATAATATTTTACAAAAAATATTAAAAATATATAATGGTAAGGGTGGCGGTAGCCCAATTTTAGCACAAGGGAAGATTAATAAATATATTACAGAGCAAGAAATTAATAAAATTATACGTTAGATTTAATATTAATTTATTAATTACTACTTATATTATTATTTTTCTATTTTTTTTAGTTAAATATGGTAAAGTTAAATCATAAAAATTATATATCATAGTTAGTATTAGTTACTATTAAAAGTTTTTAAAATTTCTAATTTTTATTTACATTCTTTTATTACCTGAATTGTAAATATAAATGGGACAGTTTTTTAAAATAATTGTATTAAATCTATTGGTCTTTTATAAGATAGTGATTTTCTGGGTGTAGAATTAATTTGAAATGCTATAGTATTTAAATCTTTTTGTTTATATGAAGATAGATCTGTAGATTTTGGTAAATATCTTCTTAAAATACCATTATTATTTTCATTTAAACCTCTTTGACAAGGTTTACCAGGATCTGCAAAATAAATCTTAACATTACAATTTTTTTCGATTAATTTTCATTTACTAAATTCTTTACCACGATCAAAAGTAATAGTTTTAACTTTTAATTATGTAGAAAAGTATGGATGACCAAAAATTATTCATCAATTTACACTTAAAATATTATTTTTAATTAAAAATTTGTTAAAAGTAACATTATTTAGTGTAAAAATTCTCTAAAAATAACACTTTATCATGTATCATTACTTTTCTACAAAATTAAAGGTTTTAACTGTTCCTTTTTGTAACTTTGAAATAAATTTTATTATACTTTTTGTAATATTTTCTGATTTATTATTTTTAGTTGCTAAAGGAATTGTGGTTTTTGATCATATATCAGCTAAAGTAATAATAGAACTTTTATGATCTTTACCAATGATAGTATCACCTTCTAAATGACCAAATTCTTCTATATTTTTAATATTAGGAATGATTAAATTTCTTTCATGAATAGACTTACAATTATTAATTCTGCCCCTAGTTTCTTTTTGTTTGTGAGGTTTATTTTTTCCTTTTCTCAATAAGTTATTTTCATCAAAACCCATTCGATTTGTTTTAAACATGTTATATAAAGTTTTTGTTGAAATACTTTTTATTTTATTTTCCTTTAAAAAATTAGCAATTATATCAAGAGCATAATTTTTAGTAATTAACAAATGATTAATAGTATTAATTTCTATTAAAGTTAAAATTATTAATTTTCTACCTGCATTTTGTTTATTTTTTTGAATTTTATTCAATATTTCTAATGGTAATAAGTTTTGATTTAATAATCTACAAACTCTATGTACAGTTGATTTACTATAATCAATGGCTTTTGCTATTTTACGAATCGAAAATCCATAACTTTTATATTCTTTTATTGCTATTATTGATTCAATAGTCAGATACTTATACATTGTGCTAATTCCTTTCTTTTCTTAATTATAGAATTAACACAATTTAATTTTTATATAAGTGTCCTTTTTAATTTTACAATTCAGGTTATAAAAAAAATAATTTAGTAACAATCTAGTTCATTAATTATAATTTTTATTTATAAGTATTAAAAGAGAATACCATTCAATTGAAATGTATATTTAAGTAGTCCTATTTTACTTATTAAAAGTAAAGCAGGACTTTTATAATTAAAAGGGGGAAAAATGAAAACAAAAAAGAATTCAGAACAAACACCTTTATTAAATAAAAATAACAATAATTACAATGCAATCAAAAGTCAAGATCAACCTTCAACAAGTCAAGAACATGTTAATGGATATCATCAAGAAAATTTAGAAGTTAGAAATGAAGACAATATTAATTACACAAGAACAGAAAGTCAAGATCAATTTTCAACAAGCGATGAAGAAGAGTGAATAAATGATACTAATAGTCGTTATGGTGGAATAACACAAAAAAGATTAGATATTAATGGACGTTGAAAATATCGTACGAGATTTGAACCTGGTGTAGTATATTCTAGTATAATGATTCATGAAAATGTTATTGATATTTCTAATGATTTAAAATGACAGAAAACTATTCGTTTGAAAAACGGTAGAGTGATTTTAGAATTATCAAATTTAGATGAAAATAATCAATTTGAACAAAAATTTGGCAATGTTTAGTAATCTGTGTAACTTACAAAAATAACTATGTTTAATTAATTCTAGTAAATATAATTAAATGACTAGAAAGAGTGAGTTACAGATGGCTAAAAAACAAAATATTAATAATAATGATCCAATATCAAAAGCAGTAGATTTATTATTAGAAAATACTGAAGATTTAACAACAGTTTTTAAAGAAGGGGGTTTATATAAAGAATTAACAAAACGTTTAGTTGAAAAAATGTTGAATTCTGAAATGCAAAATTATTTAGGATATGAAAAAAATCAACATAGTAATACTGAAAATGCTCGTAATGGTACAAGTTCAAAAAAATTAATAACTCAACAAGGTAAAATTGAGATTGATGTACCAAGAGATCGCAATAGTGATTTTACTCCTGTAATAGTTGCAAAAAGACAGCGAAGATTTGATGGTTTTGATCAACAAGTGCTTTCACTATATGCAAAAGGTATGACTCTATCTGACATTAGAATGCAGTTACAAGAGTTATATCATGGTGCTGATATTAGTGAAAGTGTTATTAGTCAAATTACTGATGATGTTATTGATGATGTCAAAACATGACAAAATCGACCATTAGAAAGCGTTTATCCGATTGTTTATTTTGATTGTATAGTAGTTAAAGTTCGACAAGATAAACGGATTATTAATAAATCAGTTTATATAGCATTAGGAGTTGATTTAGAAGGTAAAAAAGATGTTTTAGGCTTATGAATTAGTGAAAATGAAGGTGCTAAATTTTGATTAGCTAATTTCACAGAAATGAAAAATCGAGGCTTAAATGATATTTTGATTGCTTGTAGTGATAATTTAACAGGCATGTCAGAAGCAATACAAGCAATTTATCCTAAAACAGAACATCAATTATGCATTGTTCATCAAATTCGAAATAGTTTAAAATATGTTTCATACAAACATCGAAAAACTCTAGTTACAGATTTAAAACCAATTTATAGTGCATGTAGTGAAGAACAAGCAATGCAAGCTTTAGAATCATTTGAAAGTAAATGAAATAAACAATATCCCCAAATTGCTAAATCTTGATATAAAAATTGAGAAAATTTGATGATTTTTATTAGTTATCCTGCAGAAATCAAACGAGTAATTTATACAACAAATGCTATTGAATCTGTTAATAGTCAATTACGAAAAGTTATTAGAAACAAAAAAGCTTTTCCTAATGATATGTCAGTTTTTAAAATATTTTATTTAGCAATTGAAAATATAACAAAAAAATGAACATTGCCTATTCAAAATTGAAATACAGCAATTGCTCATTTTATGATAAAATTTGAAGACAGAATTAATCTGAACTAGTACTTTGTAAAACAAAGATACACAGATTTCTAAAAAGCCTCTTTTATTTTGTTTTTTAAGTGCTTTTTTATTAGGGTCTTTTAATGATTTTCCAAAAGAAATTAAAGCACTTCCTAATTTTACTAATACATAACCACCACTAATACAAGCATTAGCAATAATTATAATTAAACTTGTATCCATTATATTAATCACCACCTTTCTAAAATATTTGATTAATTTTAAATACAATTTTTACAATAACAAAAATAATTAAACCAGCAACAGCAGAAGATAATATAACTCCAATTAAACCTAAAATAATCTTTATAATTTTAAAAATCATAATTTTATTCCTACAATTCTTCTAATTTTCATATATTACCT
This genomic window contains:
- a CDS encoding IS256 family transposase, encoding MAKKQNINNNDPISKAVDLLLENTEDLTTVFKEGGLYKELTKRLVEKMLNSEMQNYLGYEKNQHSNTENARNGTSSKKLITQQGKIEIDVPRDRNSDFTPVIVAKRQRRFDGFDQQVLSLYAKGMTLSDIRMQLQELYHGADISESVISQITDDVIDDVKTWQNRPLESVYPIVYFDCIVVKVRQDKRIINKSVYIALGVDLEGKKDVLGLWISENEGAKFWLANFTEMKNRGLNDILIACSDNLTGMSEAIQAIYPKTEHQLCIVHQIRNSLKYVSYKHRKTLVTDLKPIYSACSEEQAMQALESFESKWNKQYPQIAKSWYKNWENLMIFISYPAEIKRVIYTTNAIESVNSQLRKVIRNKKAFPNDMSVFKIFYLAIENITKKWTLPIQNWNTAIAHFMIKFEDRINLN